The following DNA comes from Paenibacillus crassostreae.
CCAATCGTTATACAGGAGCCATCCTCCTCAATAAGCGTTGTCACTGGCACCAACTCTTGAATAGAGTTCGTCATCCATATTTCATCGGCGGTCAACAAATCCGACCATGTATAATAACCTTCCTCATAAGCTAGGCCTTGTTCCATTGCCAACTCTAACACCACTTCTCTAGTAATTCCGGGCAATATTCCAGTATCCACATGGGGAGTATAGAGCATACCTAATCTGGCGAAAAAGATATTACTTACTATTCCCTCAGCCACAATATCCTGTGCATTCAACATCAGTCCTTCTGCTTGATAACTTTTAGCTATAGGATAGGTCGCTAGTTCTCGTTTTGCCAAAATATTATTCATATAATGCAGTGATTTCAGACGGACGGGACCCTCAGGTGTATTCCGGCGTGCATGTAACCTTTGTAATCCTTTCCCGTGAACATAAAGTCCTGGATTAGTCTTAGGTAGTTCCTTGACTGTTAGAATATGATTTGGGTAATTATAATTATCCGCGGGCAATCCTAATATATCCTCACCTGCACTAACCGTATAACGGATATAAGCCTCCCCTAGCCCATTGGCTTTCATTACGCTAAAAATCCATGTAGAGGTAGCTTCTATATCCACTTTATAAGGGATTCCCAGAACGTGGCATCCTGTAGAAAGTCTTTTTAAATGTCTCTCTAATAAAAAGGGAGTCCCTCCGTATGTCCGAAATGTCTCAAACAGTCCCATTCCATATAAGAAGCCATGGTCCATCACAGATACTTTCGCATCCTGTTCCTCAACAATACCGAAATTCATACCTATAAAGTTCATGCCTGTTGTGCTGTAGACTGTTCTAGGAAGTTACGTAGCATCTGATGTCCATAATCTGTGATAATCGATTCCGGATGAAATTGCACACCCTCGATTGCATATTCCTTGTGGCGAAGTCCCATAATCTCGCCTTCTGCCGTCTCCGCTGTGATCTCTAAACAATCTGGTAAGCTCTCACGTTCCACCAACAATGAATGGTATCGAGTTGCAGTAAAAGGCGAAGGTAGACCTTCAAATACAGAGGTGCCATGATGATGAATTGGTGATGTTTTACCATGCATTAAACGTTCTGCACGAACAACATTCCCCCCAAAAGCTTGTCCTATCGCTTGATGACCCAAGCACACACCGAAGATCGGAATTATCCCTTTGAAATTTTCTATCGTCTCTAGACTGATTCCTGCTTCAGTTGGGGTACAAGGACCTGGAGAAATCAAGATATGGTCAGGTGCAAGTTCCTTGATGCCTGCGATATCAATCTCATCATTGCGATAT
Coding sequences within:
- a CDS encoding aminotransferase class IV, which gives rise to MNFIGMNFGIVEEQDAKVSVMDHGFLYGMGLFETFRTYGGTPFLLERHLKRLSTGCHVLGIPYKVDIEATSTWIFSVMKANGLGEAYIRYTVSAGEDILGLPADNYNYPNHILTVKELPKTNPGLYVHGKGLQRLHARRNTPEGPVRLKSLHYMNNILAKRELATYPIAKSYQAEGLMLNAQDIVAEGIVSNIFFARLGMLYTPHVDTGILPGITREVVLELAMEQGLAYEEGYYTWSDLLTADEIWMTNSIQELVPVTTLIEEDGSCITIGSGTVGPITTRFLTLYRQKAGITYEDNNL
- the pabA gene encoding aminodeoxychorismate/anthranilate synthase component II, which produces MILVLDNYDSFTYNLVQYLGELGQEVKVYRNDEIDIAGIKELAPDHILISPGPCTPTEAGISLETIENFKGIIPIFGVCLGHQAIGQAFGGNVVRAERLMHGKTSPIHHHGTSVFEGLPSPFTATRYHSLLVERESLPDCLEITAETAEGEIMGLRHKEYAIEGVQFHPESIITDYGHQMLRNFLEQSTAQQA